CGCGGCACCCATGGAAACACCCGTTAAACCCTCCTCGGCCAGCGGGCCCTCCACGACGCGCTCCTCGCCAAAACGATCCAACACCCCGTCAAGCGTCCCCCAAACCCAACCGGGCTTGGCAATTCCGACGCCAATGAGAAAAACCGAAGGATCCGCCTCCATAGAATGATGCGTCGCGTTGCATAGAGCTTCTCTAAATTTCATCGGCACCTTCAGCAGGAAAAAGAGAGGTGGGGTATGGGGAAGAGAGAGCGAATTCAAGCGCCTTGTCAATTTTCTCATCGATTTCTCGGCTCATTTCGGCCACCTTGGAGTCGCTCACGAGATGCCTCGCAATGACAAGCGGATCCCGCTCGCGCCATTCCTCTACTTCGAGAGCTGCCCGATATTGCAAATGTGTATCATCCGTTGGCCCGACGTGCTCGAGTAACCTGTAAGTACGACATTCAAGGAACACGGGGCCGCCCCCGCCACGAACATGGGCAACCGCCTCAGAGGCGGCCCGATAGACCGCCTCGATATCATTTCCGTCCAGGCATTTGCTTACAATGCCATATTGCGCCGCGTACTTATGTAGATCGGGCTGAACCTGTCGCTCACTAATCGGGGTATTTACCGCGTAGAGGTTATTCTCGCAGATAAATATAACGGGAAGATTTCTCAGGGCTGAAAAATTCATCGTCTCGTGAAATACGCCCTCCTCCACGGCCCCGTCTCCGTGGGCGACAACGGAAACCGATTTTTCTCCCCGAGCCTTCATCGCAAAGGCGGCACCCGCCGCATGAGGTATCGCTCCTCCAACTATTGCCGAGGTGCCCATAACTCCCGCCTTGAGATCAATCAAGTGCATAGAGCCCCCCCAACCCTTACTGCAGCCAGTCGCCTTGCCATACAATTCGGCCATCATGGCGTTCAGATCACCATTTTTCGCCAGGTACCACCCATGAGAGCGATAATACGGGAATACGACGTCCTCATTCTCAAGGACTTCGCACACACCGGCAGCCACGGCCTCGTGCCCGATATAAAAATGGGTTGGAGACTTTATTTCCTGCTCGGGATAGAGGGCGACAATCCGCTCCTCCACC
The sequence above is drawn from the Nitrospinaceae bacterium genome and encodes:
- a CDS encoding thiamine pyrophosphate-dependent dehydrogenase E1 component subunit alpha is translated as MLLLRRVEERIVALYPEQEIKSPTHFYIGHEAVAAGVCEVLENEDVVFPYYRSHGWYLAKNGDLNAMMAELYGKATGCSKGWGGSMHLIDLKAGVMGTSAIVGGAIPHAAGAAFAMKARGEKSVSVVAHGDGAVEEGVFHETMNFSALRNLPVIFICENNLYAVNTPISERQVQPDLHKYAAQYGIVSKCLDGNDIEAVYRAASEAVAHVRGGGGPVFLECRTYRLLEHVGPTDDTHLQYRAALEVEEWRERDPLVIARHLVSDSKVAEMSREIDEKIDKALEFALSSPYPTSLFPAEGADEI